A single Phragmites australis chromosome 4, lpPhrAust1.1, whole genome shotgun sequence DNA region contains:
- the LOC133916865 gene encoding uncharacterized protein LOC133916865 isoform X2, translated as MALRTLNPHRGPASASPTPAPLPRRGQPPPLLHLPPRRRLAGGAARPRAVAFAVNEARWRGPPHKGGGEGKETDLSTLGNLCVDVVLSVPQLPPAQREERKAYMERLAASPPDQKFWEAGGNCNLTFAAARLGLHCSTLGHVGEEIYGKFLLDVLQAEGISVVGMLENTDATACRQAYETLLCWVLVDPFQRHGFCSHADFSEEPAFSWIHKLPADIRTAIRHSKILFCNGYAFDEFFPDVIASSIDCAIDVGTSVFFDPGPRGKSLVHGTLDEQRALEHALRLSDVLLLTSDEAGQELLKRGIRTKQVVIKMGSKGSIMITENAVSCAPSFKINVVDTVGCGDSFTAAVAFGFLHDLPAVNTLTLANAVGAATATGCGAGRNVAHLDKVLQLLREADLNEEDTAWSELIEGSSLCPEVSVLSRTAINGFREHLVRVPVCNVVSDLLPMFEAMSERSTVQA; from the exons ATGGCTCTCCGAACCCTAAATCCTCACCGGGGCCCGGCCTCCGCTTCCCCAACCCCGGCGCCTCTCCCGCGCCGCGGTCAgccgccgcccctcctccatctccctccccgccgccgcctcgcggGCGGCGCCGCCCGGCCGCGCGCCGTCGCGTTCGCCGTCAACGAGGCGAGGTGGCGGGGGCCGCCGCACAAGGGCGGGGGCGAGGGGAAGGAGACGGACCTCTCCACGCTCGGGAACCTCTGCGTCGATGTCGTGCTCAGCGTGCCCCAACTCCCGCCCGCGCAGCGCGAGGAGCGGAAGGCATACATGGAGCGCCTCGCGGCCTCGCCGCCCGATCAG AAATTTTGGGAGGCTGGTGGAAACTGCAACTTAACCTTTGCTGCGGCTAGGCTTGGGCTTCACTGTTCCACACTGGGGCATGTAGGAGAGGAAATTTATGGAAAATTTCTTCTTGATGTGCTTCAAGCGGAGGGCATTAGTGTTGTTGGGATGCTTGAAAATACTGATGCTACTGCATGCCGCCAAGCCTATGAAACACTTCTATGTTGGGTTCTTGTAGACCCATTTCAGAGACATGGTTTTTGCAG CCATGCAGACTTTAGTGAAGAGCCAGCTTTCAGTTGGATACATAAACTTCCAGCAGATATCAGGACAGCTATTCGTCACTCCAAAATATTGTTTTGTAATGGCTATGCTTTTGATGAGTTCTTCCCTGATGTGATCGCATCCTCTATTGATTGTGCGATTGATGTGGGAACATCAGTATTTTTTGATCCTGGCCCCCGTGGAAAATCTCTCGTACATGGGACCCTGGATGAGCAGAGAGCACTTGAGCATGCTCTGAGGCTCAGTGATGTCCTCCTTTTGACATCAGATGAG GCAGGGCAAGAGTTGCTAAAGAGGGGGATCCGCACAAAGCAGGTTGTCATCAAAATGGGCTCCAAGGGATCAATCATGATCACTGAGAATGCTGTTTCCTGTGCGCCTTCTTTTAAG ATTAACGTTGTGGACACGGTTGGATGTGGAGATAGCTTTACTGCTGCTGTAGCTTTCGGGTTCCTCCATGACTTGCCGGCGGTGAACACATTAACACTAGCAAATGCAGTTGGTGCTGCAACGGCTACTGGCTGTGGAGCAGGTAGGAATGTTGCTCACCTGGATAAAGTACTACAACTCTTGAGAGAAGCTGATCTCAATGAGGAAGATACAGCATGGAGTGAGTTGATTGAAGGAAGCTCTCTCTGTCCTGAAGTTTCAGTCCTGTCTAGGACAGCGATTAATGGTTTTAGAGAGCACCTTGTGCGTGTTCCTGTTTGCAATGTGGTTTCTGACCTTCTGCCTATGTTCGAAGCAATGTCAGAGCGAAGCACTGTCCAGGCTTAG
- the LOC133916865 gene encoding uncharacterized protein LOC133916865 isoform X1: MALRTLNPHRGPASASPTPAPLPRRGQPPPLLHLPPRRRLAGGAARPRAVAFAVNEARWRGPPHKGGGEGKETDLSTLGNLCVDVVLSVPQLPPAQREERKAYMERLAASPPDQKFWEAGGNCNLTFAAARLGLHCSTLGHVGEEIYGKFLLDVLQAEGISVVGMLENTDATACRQAYETLLCWVLVDPFQRHGFCSHADFSEEPAFSWIHKLPADIRTAIRHSKILFCNGYAFDEFFPDVIASSIDCAIDVGTSVFFDPGPRGKSLVHGTLDEQRALEHALRLSDVLLLTSDEAESLTNIRNPIQAGQELLKRGIRTKQVVIKMGSKGSIMITENAVSCAPSFKINVVDTVGCGDSFTAAVAFGFLHDLPAVNTLTLANAVGAATATGCGAGRNVAHLDKVLQLLREADLNEEDTAWSELIEGSSLCPEVSVLSRTAINGFREHLVRVPVCNVVSDLLPMFEAMSERSTVQA, translated from the exons ATGGCTCTCCGAACCCTAAATCCTCACCGGGGCCCGGCCTCCGCTTCCCCAACCCCGGCGCCTCTCCCGCGCCGCGGTCAgccgccgcccctcctccatctccctccccgccgccgcctcgcggGCGGCGCCGCCCGGCCGCGCGCCGTCGCGTTCGCCGTCAACGAGGCGAGGTGGCGGGGGCCGCCGCACAAGGGCGGGGGCGAGGGGAAGGAGACGGACCTCTCCACGCTCGGGAACCTCTGCGTCGATGTCGTGCTCAGCGTGCCCCAACTCCCGCCCGCGCAGCGCGAGGAGCGGAAGGCATACATGGAGCGCCTCGCGGCCTCGCCGCCCGATCAG AAATTTTGGGAGGCTGGTGGAAACTGCAACTTAACCTTTGCTGCGGCTAGGCTTGGGCTTCACTGTTCCACACTGGGGCATGTAGGAGAGGAAATTTATGGAAAATTTCTTCTTGATGTGCTTCAAGCGGAGGGCATTAGTGTTGTTGGGATGCTTGAAAATACTGATGCTACTGCATGCCGCCAAGCCTATGAAACACTTCTATGTTGGGTTCTTGTAGACCCATTTCAGAGACATGGTTTTTGCAG CCATGCAGACTTTAGTGAAGAGCCAGCTTTCAGTTGGATACATAAACTTCCAGCAGATATCAGGACAGCTATTCGTCACTCCAAAATATTGTTTTGTAATGGCTATGCTTTTGATGAGTTCTTCCCTGATGTGATCGCATCCTCTATTGATTGTGCGATTGATGTGGGAACATCAGTATTTTTTGATCCTGGCCCCCGTGGAAAATCTCTCGTACATGGGACCCTGGATGAGCAGAGAGCACTTGAGCATGCTCTGAGGCTCAGTGATGTCCTCCTTTTGACATCAGATGAG GCTGAATCACTTACAAACATCAGAAACCCGATTCAGGCAGGGCAAGAGTTGCTAAAGAGGGGGATCCGCACAAAGCAGGTTGTCATCAAAATGGGCTCCAAGGGATCAATCATGATCACTGAGAATGCTGTTTCCTGTGCGCCTTCTTTTAAG ATTAACGTTGTGGACACGGTTGGATGTGGAGATAGCTTTACTGCTGCTGTAGCTTTCGGGTTCCTCCATGACTTGCCGGCGGTGAACACATTAACACTAGCAAATGCAGTTGGTGCTGCAACGGCTACTGGCTGTGGAGCAGGTAGGAATGTTGCTCACCTGGATAAAGTACTACAACTCTTGAGAGAAGCTGATCTCAATGAGGAAGATACAGCATGGAGTGAGTTGATTGAAGGAAGCTCTCTCTGTCCTGAAGTTTCAGTCCTGTCTAGGACAGCGATTAATGGTTTTAGAGAGCACCTTGTGCGTGTTCCTGTTTGCAATGTGGTTTCTGACCTTCTGCCTATGTTCGAAGCAATGTCAGAGCGAAGCACTGTCCAGGCTTAG